A portion of the Pseudopipra pipra isolate bDixPip1 chromosome 1, bDixPip1.hap1, whole genome shotgun sequence genome contains these proteins:
- the OSGIN2 gene encoding oxidative stress-induced growth inhibitor 2, translating to MPVWCCRCSLASHFRTYSSTETEGQLLNSFVQYFGDSLGRKIKRMPLIEETVLPGDSLLTLPVVIIGNGPSGICLSYLLSGYRPYLSPEAIHPNPVLHTKLEEARHLSIVDQDLEYLSEGLEGRSSNPVAVLFDTLLHPDADFGYDYPPVLHWKLEQHNYIPHIVLGKGPPGGAWHSMEGSMLTISFGDWMELPGLSFKEWAASKRRNIKSDRVMPEEIACYYKHYVKVMGLQKNFRDNVYITSVSRLYRGKEDEDRSQRNEDISTQHLEMEDGQKSLIKRNWEVRGYQRATDGSHVPFCLFAENVALATGTFDSPGRLQVEGEDFPFVLHSMSDFGAAISKGKLRGKADPVLIVGAGLTAADAVLCACNNNIPVIHVFRRRVTDTSLIFKQLPKKLYPEYHKVYHMMCTQSHTVDSNQHSAYTSFPEHNVLSFKPEMKCVLQSASGLKKILKFSVALVLIGSHPNLFFLKDQGHSIGRHSNQPITCKGNPIEIDPYTYECTKEANLFALGPLVGDNFVRFLKGGALGIARCLAIRQKKKHELIESGDGGGDGVP from the exons ATGCCCGTGTGGTGCTGCCGCTGCTCCCTGGCCAGTCACTTCAG AACGTACAGCAGCACTGAAACCGAGGGACAGCTTTTGAATTCCTTTGTCCAGTATTTTGGTGACAGCCTTGGGAGGAAGATTAAAAGAATGCCTTTAATTGAAGAAACTGTTCTGCCTGGAGACTCCCTCCTTACTCTGCCTGTAGTAATAATAG GAAATGGACCTTCAGGAATTTGTCTTTCTTACCTGCTCTCTGGATACAGGCCATATTTGTCTCCTGAAGCTATACACCCAAACCCCGTTCTACATACGAAATTAGAAGAAGCTCGACATCTTTCCATTGTTGATCAA GACCTGGAGTACCTGTCAGAAGGCCTCGAAGGACGCTCCTCAAACCCGGTTGCAGTTCTTTTTGATACGTTGCTCCATCCCGATGCTGACTTTGGGTATGACTACCCACCTGTTCTGCACTGGAAGCTGGAACAACATAATTATATTCCCCATATAGTGCTTGGTAAAGGACCACCTGGTGGGGCTTGGCAT TCCATGGAGGGCTCTATGCTAACCATCAGTTTTGGAGACTGGATGGAATTGCCTGGCCTCAGCTTTAAGGAGTGGGCAGCTAGCAAACGCAG aaatataaaGAGTGATCGAGTAATGCCAGAGGAAATAGCTTGTTATTATAAACACTATGTTAAAGTCATGGGCCTCCAAAAGAATTTCAGAGACAACGTTTACATAACATCAGTGTCCAGACTTTACCGGGGAAAGGAGGATGAAGATAGAAGTCAGCGAAATGAAGATATTTCAACACAGCATTTGGAAATGGAAGATGGACAGAAATCACTTATTAAGAGAAACTGGGAAGTCAGAGGTTATCAGCGAGCAACAGATGGTTCTCATGTGCCCTTCTGCCTCTTTGCTGAGAATGTGGCTCTTGCCACAGGAACCTTTGATTCTCCTGGCCGATTACAAGTTGAAGGAGAAGACTTTCCTTTTGTCCTCCATTCCATGTCTGACTTCGGAGCTGCAATCAGCAAAGGAAAGTTACGTGGGAAGGCAGACCCTGTGTTAATTGTGGGTGCTGGACTTACAGCAGCTGATGCAGTACTCTGTGCCTGTAACAACAACATCCCAGTAATCCACGTGTTTCGTAGAAGAGTTACTGATACAAGCCTAATTTTCAAACAGTTACCTAAAAAGCTTTACCCTGAATACCATAAGGTGTATCATATGATGTGTACTCAGTCCCATACTGTGGACTCTAATCAACATTCTGCTTACACTAGTTTCCCTGAACACAATGTACTTTCCTTCAAGCCTGAAATGAAATGTGTTCTTCAGAGTGCCTCTGGACTGAAGAAAATTTTGAAGTTTTCTGTAGCCTTAGTTCTGATAGGTTCTCACCCaaatcttttctttctaaagGACCAAGGACATAGCATAGGTCGTCACTCTAATCAGCCCATCACATGCAAGGGGAATCCTATAGAGATTGATCCATACACTTATGAATGCACTAAAGAAGCCAACCTCTTTGCTCTGGGTCCTCTGGTGGGAGACAACTTTGTACGGTTTTTAAAAGGAGGTGCACTGGGCATTGCACGATGCCTGGCAATaagacagaagaagaaacatgAATTGATTGAAAGTGGGGATGGAGGAGGTGATGGGGTACCATAA